AACAATGTTGGCTTAAAAACTTCTTATGATAAAGTAGGCTGTTAGGCTAAATCACCGCGTGCTCcccatttgtttgtttgttttgttttttgttttttttttttctctgcgcaccataatattttctatttcacCTTTAATTTCAACATTAGACATGGGAAAGGTGAAAGAAGGTGCGTCCTCTTTTTTAACTCctgaataaaatatttgaccACTTGAAAGCGGCTTTGATCTTTTGGGTTGAGCGGTTGAGTCGGGATTTGAAGGTCCATTACTACTAATGGGCTAACCGATTTGCTAGAAAGGCCAAGCttgagcaaatttttttttttttttttttttttttttcggatgACTCTGTAAATTGCACTTACaacctttacaaaaaaaaaaaaaaaaaaaaaaaaaaaaaaaaaaaagtttatcaaaaaaccTGTACAATATAGGCTATAACCGACCATACAACTAAACCTACTAACCAGCCCACTACATTCAGCAAAAAAACCAGCCCACTACAAGTTCAAAACAAAAAGTACCATAACACTTTAGTGGGATGACATTGACGTTGCCTGTAAAACTTTAGCCCATAGCAGATTATCCCCAAACTTGACTCAATCACTTTAGTGGGATGACATTGACATTGCCCATAACACTTTAGCCCTTTAAAGTTTCACCTTTGTCATATTTCTCTATCATTGGTCCggactctcttttttttttttttttgggtagaattGGTCCGGACTCTTTACTCTTTAGTACAAGGCCAGCGTGTACACCGAGACAATCAAATAAATTCCCCTATAATTCAGATACATTTTCATACACCAATCACTACTTTACTCGTTACTCTCACTTCATCAAAAATACTAATAGTTACTAATATCACTTTGTTTAGAgataaaatactaaatatttatcCTAATACTATCACTAATTTATTAATAGATAAGATGCTAATTAAATATGCAAGAGGTTATTGTTGTTGTGACAAGGTTTTCTTTCAAactagttgaaatttttttctctaacttATTATATGATAACTCATAAAATCATTcatgtttatattttaaataactcACAAAACTCATTAAATATGTTATATGATTAAAAGTACAtgtaaataatttatcaattgtTGCATCATGGGTTTGaggattttttcttcttattgaGATAAACTTTTTCCCTTCTTATCAAGAGACTTTTGTTTGTGAAaatacagaaaataaaaaaaaaataaaaaaaattacaacaaatattttttgaaggacaaaatttggttacaaacttggttgtagctaATGGTAACAACTATACTCACTTATTTTGTATGCGATGTAAATTtggacaaatccaccattaaatagcatttttttaatatatttttcatacttacAAAACTTCTAGaatatcaaagatcaatagttatattatcaatcaaatatttaaatttcaactttttgtattattaaattatgtgtaaaaaaataattttatagattgaatagtaaataaaatccgattgacatgaacatttgacatatatattaagaacatataaaaaaaaaacataaaatccaacagttagatttttgaaatatgtattaattttttgaaaattatagcaattggttacaaccaaatttgtaACTAGattttgtcatttaatttcttgaatatCTTAAGACAATTAGAAATATTGTTCCTCTTAGGATTAATGTTCTCGATCACTTTTACCATTTTCCCTTGCATTACTCTCCacacttataaataaattagcATTCGCTCTCCGtatcaaattttgacaaaaatacTGACTGTAATCACACAAAACTCTAGCATAATATTATTTGATTTGCCAACgtatcatttaattaatttataaaaataatattttagtagTAAAATGCACCAACacttttcaagaaaaaaaaagtcacaaaaCCATTGcatctcttttttcttaattattgcATTTCCACGTACGATtcattataatatataacatGTCCAAGATTCATGGcattattagttattacaagAAGTTCCTAGCACGTAACTAACATATATATCATTGTCCTTAAAGACTTTAATCGGGAGAACTGGACCACTAGCATTACCATTTTCATGAATAGCTCCAATAACATTGTCGCATTACGCGTCATTAATTAGGACTATGATATTGAGTATTGAGTGGAACACAATACATGATACAGAAGAGTTGGACTCTTCCTAAAGACCTAAAGGCATACTACTACACAACACATCAAAGACTCGTACGAAAATGGCCAATAATCTCATCCACAAAATCTTGGATATTCCGGTCTGAGGACCCACCATCGGCTACCGCCTCACGTGCAGCCCGCTTGAACTCCTCCAcgtttttcttgaattcctcagaTCTCGGCCCAGTCATAATTTCTTCAATGCATCTTTCTACTTCCACGGTTGCCACAAACCCATCACTCCCTGGCTTAAGCCTCACACCCACGTTTAAAACTTCAGCAATAAGCTTTGCATTTGTGGGCTGGTCAGTCCACTGAGGATATGCAATCATTGGCACACCTGTAGCTATGGCTTCTAGCAAGGAACTCCAACCACAATGTGTTAAAAAGCATGCAATAGATGGGTGAGCTAAAACCTTTGTTTGAGGACACCAAGTTACTATATGGCCTCGGTCTTTTGTTTCTTCCAAAAATCCTGGTGGCAATTCTTCTTCACCTTCTGGTTTTGGCACTTCTGAACGTTTCAACACCCAAAGAAATGGACGATCACTATTCTTTAAGGCTGTTGCAATGCTCACTAACTGCTTACCTGATAACACTATTATACTCCCAAATGAAACGTAGATAACTGAAGAAGGTGGCTGATGATTGAGCCACTCCATGCATGATTCTTGGGGTTCCCACATTTCTATGCCAATATCCAGATTTGGGTCTTCACCAAGTATGGAAGGAGGGACTAGTGGACCAACAGCGCGTATTGGGCAAAGCTCAGCCATGGAATCAATGGCTTCCTTCTCAAGCTCACAGAATGTGTTTCCCAGTACCCACTTaagcttcttcaagtttttgAACACTTGGGTGAATAGCTTTGGTAAACTACCAAATGGATTTGATGGAAGAACAAATGATGGTAGGTCATGTGTGTGCAACAATGGCAAGCCTGGTAATTGAACACTCATGTCTGGGTTTGTAGGAGTAGGAAATGGGTGGAGGTTGTTATGAAAGTGGTGGTAAATGGCATAGAGAGCACAAGGTTGGATCCATAGCATGGTACATGGAATTTTATGCTCTTCAGCAACGTCAGCTACCCATGGCACAAAAGGATTGTTGATGATGCAAGAAAGTTTTTTATGTTCACCATGGAAGTGATTTTTGATAAGGTTTGAGAGGCTAATGGGTCCAAACTTACTTAGGGTCTCCATGTATAGATCAATATCGGCCTTGCGATCATATTCGATGGTAAAGCCATCAGAGTAGAATAGTAGTTGGATTCCAGAGATGGaattggtggtggtgatggaggAAGATTTGAACATACGTTGCTGAAATATTTCTGTGACTGCAAGGGTGACATGTAGGCCTTTAGAGACAAGGCGTGATCCTAGTCTAAGCAAAGGGTTAATGTGACCTTGAGAGGCAAATGCCACCATTAGCACatgaatttcttctttttgctcATTCAAGGCCATGATTCAACGCGCACACACAGAAATTTGGAGGAGGAGATGAGTTCAGATAAAGAGAAATTTGGATGGTTGGTAATGAATAACGATAGAGGCAGATATATAAGCTAAGGAA
This portion of the Castanea sativa cultivar Marrone di Chiusa Pesio chromosome 7, ASM4071231v1 genome encodes:
- the LOC142642797 gene encoding limonoid UDP-glucosyltransferase-like; protein product: MALNEQKEEIHVLMVAFASQGHINPLLRLGSRLVSKGLHVTLAVTEIFQQRMFKSSSITTTNSISGIQLLFYSDGFTIEYDRKADIDLYMETLSKFGPISLSNLIKNHFHGEHKKLSCIINNPFVPWVADVAEEHKIPCTMLWIQPCALYAIYHHFHNNLHPFPTPTNPDMSVQLPGLPLLHTHDLPSFVLPSNPFGSLPKLFTQVFKNLKKLKWVLGNTFCELEKEAIDSMAELCPIRAVGPLVPPSILGEDPNLDIGIEMWEPQESCMEWLNHQPPSSVIYVSFGSIIVLSGKQLVSIATALKNSDRPFLWVLKRSEVPKPEGEEELPPGFLEETKDRGHIVTWCPQTKVLAHPSIACFLTHCGWSSLLEAIATGVPMIAYPQWTDQPTNAKLIAEVLNVGVRLKPGSDGFVATVEVERCIEEIMTGPRSEEFKKNVEEFKRAAREAVADGGSSDRNIQDFVDEIIGHFRTSL